A single region of the Liolophura sinensis isolate JHLJ2023 chromosome 9, CUHK_Ljap_v2, whole genome shotgun sequence genome encodes:
- the LOC135475240 gene encoding 1-phosphatidylinositol 4,5-bisphosphate phosphodiesterase gamma-1-like isoform X6 produces MAAPSGLPNGDHANDIHEMIRQLESGLVATVFFSKRKPERKICRVKLETKQLLWVRNQNSRPEGAVNLREVKDVRPGRNSKDFDKWPDELRRTEKGCAFVLFYGNDFKLKTFSLVASTPDEYTKWLRGLDFLRKETAAAAHPIIVERWLRREFYLMEKQNCITLKDAKAWMPRLNLKISNSQLRLRFQEVDSGGKGEIEFSEFSKLYAKLVYAPSVMIDYFALFIDQAHDVMKIKFEKFQHFLAQEQKDSNATDVNYVKNIINDFLEDALRAARGLYFTDEEFQDYLFSKHNTIWDSQHDKVSQDMNQPLPHYWIASSHNTYLTGDQFSSESSVEAYTRCLKMGCKCLELDCWDGADGLPYIYHGHTLTSKIKFLDVIKTIKEYAWVQSDFPLILSIENHCSLPQQRRMATAFLEVFGDELLTEPLSKDATFLPSPIQLKKKILLKHKKLKEGEDQWRTASISDDSAGADLADLSNSVRNGILYLEDPVDRGWHPHFFLLTSTKLYYTEQRSDQEQDEDAEDEENSLPQEGQPNDELHFSEQWFHGRLEGGRRRAEELLQQYSHLGDGTFLVRESETFVGDFSLSFWRQNKANHCRIKSRQEHGQTKYFLIDPVTFDSLYSLITHYRNTPLRGTDFSMTLKEPVPQPQSHEGKEWYHEGMDRVAAEDMLIRVPYDGAFLVRRSETDQYSFAISFRAEGKIKHCRIKQEGRLFMIGTAHFESLVELVQYYERHPLYYKMKLKYPVNEALVRRVGMPPDKGAIYGSPDLYMNPNDFQSKQIRVKALHDYHANREDELSFRKGAVITNVHKQDGGWWRGDYSDKKQNWFPSNYVEEIENQDDTSESAPLGSLQKGSIDVRKCILERSQGPGFRRFAFKIFSQTQAQPLEIAADSEEKLQDWMAQIQECAEVAEQVAKRLRTKEKSRNIAREFSDLIVYCQAVQFIPDSLPGQYYEMSSFPETKVEKYVTKTKGKFFAKYNRSQLSRVYPKGQRVDSSNYDPLNIWNCGSQMVSLNYQTGDRPMQMNMGRFLRNGRCGYVLQPDCMRSENYDPFDKRTLVGVEPLTASIIVIGARHLVKSGRGIASPFVEIEIAGAEYDNNKFKTSTRADNGLNPVWNEPCVFDILCPPLALIRFTVQDEDIFGDPNFLGQATFPIECLRTGYRSVPLLNEYSEPLELSSLLVHIDIRNPKESEDSEIYASIQQLRDESEDLAHQLEEMEMGGDVEDASHVRQRLQATEERLLQKNEERKNKKSFQRQQVVYRRASNN; encoded by the exons TCAATTTGAGAGAAGTTAAAGATGTGCGACCTGGTCGTAACTCCAAAGATTTTGACAAATGGCCTGATGAACTGAGAAGGACGGAGAAGGGCTGtgcttttgtgttgttttatgggAATGATTTCAAGTTAAAGACTTTCTCACTTGTCG CCTCTACACCAGATGAGTACACAAAATGGCTGCGTGGCTTGGATTTCTTGAGGAAGGAAACGGCTGCAGCAGCACATCCAATCATTGTAGAGAG atggtTGCGAAGAGAGTTTTACCTGATGGAAAAACAGAATTG CATAACTCTGAAAGATGCCAAAGCATGGATGCCGCGACTGAACCTCAAAATTTCCAACAGCCAACTGAGACTGAGATTCCAG GAGGTAGACTCTGGAGGAAAAGGGGAAATTGAATTCTCAGAGTTTTCTAAACTGTATGCCAAACTTGTATATGCACCATCT GTGATGATAGATTATTTTGCCCTGTTCATTGACCAAGCACACGATGT GATgaaaataaagtttgaaaaatttcagCATTTCCTTGCCCAAGAGCAAAAG GACTCCAATGCAACTGATGTGAACTATGTGAAGAACATCATTAATGATTTCTTGGAGGATGCCCTTAGAGCAGCACGAGGACTGTATTTTACTGACGAGGAG tttcaagATTACTTGTTTTCCAAACACAATACAATCTGGGATTCTCAGCATGACAAAGTCAGTCAGGATATGAACCAGCCACTGCCTCACTATTGGATAGCGTCCTCACACAACAC GTATCTGACAGGTGATCAGTTCTCCAGCGAGTCCTCTGTTGAGGCCTATACACGCTGTCTGAAGATGGGATGCAAATGTTTGGAAT TGGACTGTTGGGATGGCGCAGATGGACTTCCATACATTTACCACGGTCACACGCTCACTTCAAAGATAAAGTTCCTTGACGTGATAAAAACTATCAAGGAATATGCTTGGGTTCAGTCTGA CTTCCCGCTGATCCTTTCCATTGAGAACCACTGCAGCTTACCACAGCAGCGGAGAATGGCCACAGCTTTCTTAGAGGTCTTTGGAG ATGAGTTGTTGACTGAGCCTTTGAGTAAAGATGCTACATTTCTGCCATCTCCTATCCAACTAAAGAAGAAAATTCTTCTGAAG CACAAGAAACTGAAGGAAGGAGAAGACCAATGGAGGACGGCTTCTATCAGTGATGATT CAGCAGGGGCTGACCTTGCTGACCTCAGCAACTCAGTGAGAAATGGTATTCTGTACTTGGAGGATCCAGTGGACAGG GGGTGGCACCCTCACTTCTTCTTGTTGACGTCAACCAAACTTTACTACACTGAGCAGAGATCTGACCAGGAACAGGATGAGGACGCAGAGGATGAAGAAAACAGTTTGCCACAAGAG GGTCAACCAAATGATGAGCTCCACTTCAGTGAACAGTGGTTTCATGGTCGCTTAGAAGGGGGTAGAAGACGAGCGGAGGAACTACTACAACAGTACAGTCATCTGGGAGACGGGACATTCCTAGTGCGAGAGAGTGAGACGTTTGTCGGGGATTTCTCCCTGTCCTTCTG GCGACAAAACAAGGCTAACCACTGCAGGATAAAGTCCCGTCAGGAGCATGGCCAAACCAAGTATTTCCTCATCGACCCGGTGACCTTCGACAGCTTGTACAGCCTGATCACGCACTACAGGAATACACCGCTGCGAGGGACTGACTTCAGCATGACTCTCAAGGAACCTGTTCCCCAACCCCAAAGTCACGAGGGCAAAGA ATGGTACCACGAAGGAATGGACCGTGTAGCAGCAGAAGATATGTTGATCCGAGTGCCTTATGATGGTGCCTTCCTGGTGCGCCGCAGTGAGACTGACCAATACTCCTTCGCCATTTCCTTCAG GGCTGAGGGAAAGATAAAGCACTGCCGTATCAAACAGGAGGGCCGCCTATTCATGATCGGCACCGCTCACTTCGAGAGCCTGGTGGAGTTAGTCCAGTACTACGAGCGACACCCGCTCTATTACAAGATGAAGCTGAAGTACCCGGTAAATGAAGCCCTAGTCAGGAGAGTTGGCATG CCCCCGGATAAGGGTGCCATATATGGATCACCTGACCTCTACATGAACCCTAATGACTTTCAGTCCAAG CAGATCCGTGTGAAAGCCCTGCATGATTACCATGCCAACCGGGAGGATGAGCTGTCATTCAGGAAGGGAGCTGTGATTACAAATGTTCACAAACAAGATGGAGGATG GTGGCGAGGAGATTACAGTGACAAGAAGCAGAACTGGTTCCCATCAAACTACGTAGAGGAGATAGAAAACCAAGATGACACCTCCGAATCTGCCCCACTCGGCTCACTTCAGAAAGGATCCATTGATGTCCGCAAGTGCATCCTGG agCGCTCTCAAGGGCCTGGGTTTAGGAGGTTTGCGTTTAAGATTTTCTCTCAGACCCAGGCCCAGCCGCTGGAGATTGCGGCGGACTCTGAGGAGAAGTTACAGGACTGGATGGCCCAAATACAAGAGTGTGCTGAAGTGGCAGAACAAGTG GCCAAGAGGCTGCGGACAAAAGAGAAGTCTAGGAACATTGCCCGCGAGTTCTCTGATCTCATTGTGTACTGTCAAGCTGTGCAGTTCATCCCTGACA GTTTGCCGGGACAGTACTACGAGATGTCATCCTTCCCGGAAACCAAAGTGGAAAAATATGTCACAAAGACTAAGGGAAAGTTCTTTGCAAA ATATAACCGTAGTCAGTTAAGTCGTGTTTACCCAAAAGGACAGCGGGTGGATTCGTCCAATTATGATCCTTTGAACATTTGGAACTGCGGTTCCCAGATGGTCTCCCTCAACTATCAGACAGGGGATCGCCCTATGCAGATGAATATGGGAAGGTTTCTGCGTAATGGCAG GTGTGGTTATGTTCTCCAGCCCGACTGTATGAGGAGTGAAAACTACGATCCTTTTGACAAACGGACATTGGTGGGTGTTGAGCCCCTGACAGCCTCCATCatt GTGATTGGGGCACGCCATTTGGTGAAGTCTGGACGGGGAATTGCCAGTCCCTTTGTTGAAATAGAAATAGCAGGTGCTGAGTACGACAATAACAAGTTCAAGACTTCTACGAGAG CTGATAATGGCCTGAACCCGGTATGGAATGAACCGTGTGTCTTTGATATCCTCTGCCCTCCGCTAGCTCTCATTCGCTTCACCGTCCAGGATGAGGACATATTCGGCGACCCTAACTTCCTTGGCCAGGCCACCTTCCCTATTGAATGTTTACGCACAG GATATCGTAGTGTTCCTTTATTGAATGAATACAGTGAGCCGTTGGAACTATCCTCCCTTCTAGTTCATATTGACATCCGCAATCCAAAG GAGAGTGAGGACAGCGAGATATATGCATCCATCCAGCAGCTGAGGGACGAGTCTGAGGATCTAGCGCATCAGCTGGAGGAGATGGAGATGGGCGGCGATGTTGAAGACGCCTCTCACGTCCGCCAGAGACTTCAGGCCACCGAGGAGAGATTGCTACAGAAGAATGAGGAGcgcaaaaacaaaaa GAGCTTTCAGCGTCAACAGGTTGTTTACAGACGGGCCAGCAACAACTGA
- the LOC135475240 gene encoding 1-phosphatidylinositol 4,5-bisphosphate phosphodiesterase gamma-1-like isoform X7, whose protein sequence is MAAPSGLPNGDHANDIHEMIRQLESGLVATVFFSKRKPERKICRVKLETKQLLWVRNQNSRPEGAVNLREVKDVRPGRNSKDFDKWPDELRRTEKGCAFVLFYGNDFKLKTFSLVASTPDEYTKWLRGLDFLRKETAAAAHPIIVERWLRREFYLMEKQNCITLKDAKAWMPRLNLKISNSQLRLRFQEVDSGGKGEIEFSEFSKLYAKLVYAPSVMIDYFALFIDQAHDVMKIKFEKFQHFLAQEQKDSNATDVNYVKNIINDFLEDALRAARGLYFTDEEFQDYLFSKHNTIWDSQHDKVSQDMNQPLPHYWIASSHNTYLTGDQFSSESSVEAYTRCLKMGCKCLELDCWDGADGLPYIYHGHTLTSKIKFLDVIKTIKEYAWVQSDFPLILSIENHCSLPQQRRMATAFLEVFGDELLTEPLSKDATFLPSPIQLKKKILLKHKKLKEGEDQWRTASISDDSAGADLADLSNSVRNGILYLEDPVDRGWHPHFFLLTSTKLYYTEQRSDQEQDEDAEDEENSLPQEGQPNDELHFSEQWFHGRLEGGRRRAEELLQQYSHLGDGTFLVRESETFVGDFSLSFWRQNKANHCRIKSRQEHGQTKYFLIDPVTFDSLYSLITHYRNTPLRGTDFSMTLKEPVPQPQSHEGKEWYHEGMDRVAAEDMLIRVPYDGAFLVRRSETDQYSFAISFRAEGKIKHCRIKQEGRLFMIGTAHFESLVELVQYYERHPLYYKMKLKYPVNEALVRRVGMPPDKGAIYGSPDLYMNPNDFQSKIRVKALHDYHANREDELSFRKGAVITNVHKQDGGWWRGDYSDKKQNWFPSNYVEEIENQDDTSESAPLGSLQKGSIDVRKCILERSQGPGFRRFAFKIFSQTQAQPLEIAADSEEKLQDWMAQIQECAEVAEQVAKRLRTKEKSRNIAREFSDLIVYCQAVQFIPDSLPGQYYEMSSFPETKVEKYVTKTKGKFFAKYNRSQLSRVYPKGQRVDSSNYDPLNIWNCGSQMVSLNYQTGDRPMQMNMGRFLRNGRCGYVLQPDCMRSENYDPFDKRTLVGVEPLTASIIVIGARHLVKSGRGIASPFVEIEIAGAEYDNNKFKTSTRADNGLNPVWNEPCVFDILCPPLALIRFTVQDEDIFGDPNFLGQATFPIECLRTGYRSVPLLNEYSEPLELSSLLVHIDIRNPKESEDSEIYASIQQLRDESEDLAHQLEEMEMGGDVEDASHVRQRLQATEERLLQKNEERKNKKSFQRQQVVYRRASNN, encoded by the exons TCAATTTGAGAGAAGTTAAAGATGTGCGACCTGGTCGTAACTCCAAAGATTTTGACAAATGGCCTGATGAACTGAGAAGGACGGAGAAGGGCTGtgcttttgtgttgttttatgggAATGATTTCAAGTTAAAGACTTTCTCACTTGTCG CCTCTACACCAGATGAGTACACAAAATGGCTGCGTGGCTTGGATTTCTTGAGGAAGGAAACGGCTGCAGCAGCACATCCAATCATTGTAGAGAG atggtTGCGAAGAGAGTTTTACCTGATGGAAAAACAGAATTG CATAACTCTGAAAGATGCCAAAGCATGGATGCCGCGACTGAACCTCAAAATTTCCAACAGCCAACTGAGACTGAGATTCCAG GAGGTAGACTCTGGAGGAAAAGGGGAAATTGAATTCTCAGAGTTTTCTAAACTGTATGCCAAACTTGTATATGCACCATCT GTGATGATAGATTATTTTGCCCTGTTCATTGACCAAGCACACGATGT GATgaaaataaagtttgaaaaatttcagCATTTCCTTGCCCAAGAGCAAAAG GACTCCAATGCAACTGATGTGAACTATGTGAAGAACATCATTAATGATTTCTTGGAGGATGCCCTTAGAGCAGCACGAGGACTGTATTTTACTGACGAGGAG tttcaagATTACTTGTTTTCCAAACACAATACAATCTGGGATTCTCAGCATGACAAAGTCAGTCAGGATATGAACCAGCCACTGCCTCACTATTGGATAGCGTCCTCACACAACAC GTATCTGACAGGTGATCAGTTCTCCAGCGAGTCCTCTGTTGAGGCCTATACACGCTGTCTGAAGATGGGATGCAAATGTTTGGAAT TGGACTGTTGGGATGGCGCAGATGGACTTCCATACATTTACCACGGTCACACGCTCACTTCAAAGATAAAGTTCCTTGACGTGATAAAAACTATCAAGGAATATGCTTGGGTTCAGTCTGA CTTCCCGCTGATCCTTTCCATTGAGAACCACTGCAGCTTACCACAGCAGCGGAGAATGGCCACAGCTTTCTTAGAGGTCTTTGGAG ATGAGTTGTTGACTGAGCCTTTGAGTAAAGATGCTACATTTCTGCCATCTCCTATCCAACTAAAGAAGAAAATTCTTCTGAAG CACAAGAAACTGAAGGAAGGAGAAGACCAATGGAGGACGGCTTCTATCAGTGATGATT CAGCAGGGGCTGACCTTGCTGACCTCAGCAACTCAGTGAGAAATGGTATTCTGTACTTGGAGGATCCAGTGGACAGG GGGTGGCACCCTCACTTCTTCTTGTTGACGTCAACCAAACTTTACTACACTGAGCAGAGATCTGACCAGGAACAGGATGAGGACGCAGAGGATGAAGAAAACAGTTTGCCACAAGAG GGTCAACCAAATGATGAGCTCCACTTCAGTGAACAGTGGTTTCATGGTCGCTTAGAAGGGGGTAGAAGACGAGCGGAGGAACTACTACAACAGTACAGTCATCTGGGAGACGGGACATTCCTAGTGCGAGAGAGTGAGACGTTTGTCGGGGATTTCTCCCTGTCCTTCTG GCGACAAAACAAGGCTAACCACTGCAGGATAAAGTCCCGTCAGGAGCATGGCCAAACCAAGTATTTCCTCATCGACCCGGTGACCTTCGACAGCTTGTACAGCCTGATCACGCACTACAGGAATACACCGCTGCGAGGGACTGACTTCAGCATGACTCTCAAGGAACCTGTTCCCCAACCCCAAAGTCACGAGGGCAAAGA ATGGTACCACGAAGGAATGGACCGTGTAGCAGCAGAAGATATGTTGATCCGAGTGCCTTATGATGGTGCCTTCCTGGTGCGCCGCAGTGAGACTGACCAATACTCCTTCGCCATTTCCTTCAG GGCTGAGGGAAAGATAAAGCACTGCCGTATCAAACAGGAGGGCCGCCTATTCATGATCGGCACCGCTCACTTCGAGAGCCTGGTGGAGTTAGTCCAGTACTACGAGCGACACCCGCTCTATTACAAGATGAAGCTGAAGTACCCGGTAAATGAAGCCCTAGTCAGGAGAGTTGGCATG CCCCCGGATAAGGGTGCCATATATGGATCACCTGACCTCTACATGAACCCTAATGACTTTCAGTCCAAG ATCCGTGTGAAAGCCCTGCATGATTACCATGCCAACCGGGAGGATGAGCTGTCATTCAGGAAGGGAGCTGTGATTACAAATGTTCACAAACAAGATGGAGGATG GTGGCGAGGAGATTACAGTGACAAGAAGCAGAACTGGTTCCCATCAAACTACGTAGAGGAGATAGAAAACCAAGATGACACCTCCGAATCTGCCCCACTCGGCTCACTTCAGAAAGGATCCATTGATGTCCGCAAGTGCATCCTGG agCGCTCTCAAGGGCCTGGGTTTAGGAGGTTTGCGTTTAAGATTTTCTCTCAGACCCAGGCCCAGCCGCTGGAGATTGCGGCGGACTCTGAGGAGAAGTTACAGGACTGGATGGCCCAAATACAAGAGTGTGCTGAAGTGGCAGAACAAGTG GCCAAGAGGCTGCGGACAAAAGAGAAGTCTAGGAACATTGCCCGCGAGTTCTCTGATCTCATTGTGTACTGTCAAGCTGTGCAGTTCATCCCTGACA GTTTGCCGGGACAGTACTACGAGATGTCATCCTTCCCGGAAACCAAAGTGGAAAAATATGTCACAAAGACTAAGGGAAAGTTCTTTGCAAA ATATAACCGTAGTCAGTTAAGTCGTGTTTACCCAAAAGGACAGCGGGTGGATTCGTCCAATTATGATCCTTTGAACATTTGGAACTGCGGTTCCCAGATGGTCTCCCTCAACTATCAGACAGGGGATCGCCCTATGCAGATGAATATGGGAAGGTTTCTGCGTAATGGCAG GTGTGGTTATGTTCTCCAGCCCGACTGTATGAGGAGTGAAAACTACGATCCTTTTGACAAACGGACATTGGTGGGTGTTGAGCCCCTGACAGCCTCCATCatt GTGATTGGGGCACGCCATTTGGTGAAGTCTGGACGGGGAATTGCCAGTCCCTTTGTTGAAATAGAAATAGCAGGTGCTGAGTACGACAATAACAAGTTCAAGACTTCTACGAGAG CTGATAATGGCCTGAACCCGGTATGGAATGAACCGTGTGTCTTTGATATCCTCTGCCCTCCGCTAGCTCTCATTCGCTTCACCGTCCAGGATGAGGACATATTCGGCGACCCTAACTTCCTTGGCCAGGCCACCTTCCCTATTGAATGTTTACGCACAG GATATCGTAGTGTTCCTTTATTGAATGAATACAGTGAGCCGTTGGAACTATCCTCCCTTCTAGTTCATATTGACATCCGCAATCCAAAG GAGAGTGAGGACAGCGAGATATATGCATCCATCCAGCAGCTGAGGGACGAGTCTGAGGATCTAGCGCATCAGCTGGAGGAGATGGAGATGGGCGGCGATGTTGAAGACGCCTCTCACGTCCGCCAGAGACTTCAGGCCACCGAGGAGAGATTGCTACAGAAGAATGAGGAGcgcaaaaacaaaaa GAGCTTTCAGCGTCAACAGGTTGTTTACAGACGGGCCAGCAACAACTGA
- the LOC135475240 gene encoding 1-phosphatidylinositol 4,5-bisphosphate phosphodiesterase gamma-1-like isoform X4 has product MAAPSGLPNGDHANDIHEMIRQLESGLVATVFFSKRKPERKICRVKLETKQLLWVRNQNSRPEGAVNLREVKDVRPGRNSKDFDKWPDELRRTEKGCAFVLFYGNDFKLKTFSLVASTPDEYTKWLRGLDFLRKETAAAAHPIIVERWLRREFYLMEKQNCITLKDAKAWMPRLNLKISNSQLRLRFQEVDSGGKGEIEFSEFSKLYAKLVYAPSVMIDYFALFIDQAHDVMKIKFEKFQHFLAQEQKDSNATDVNYVKNIINDFLEDALRAARGLYFTDEEFQDYLFSKHNTIWDSQHDKVSQDMNQPLPHYWIASSHNTYLTGDQFSSESSVEAYTRCLKMGCKCLELDCWDGADGLPYIYHGHTLTSKIKFLDVIKTIKEYAWVQSDFPLILSIENHCSLPQQRRMATAFLEVFGDELLTEPLSKDATFLPSPIQLKKKILLKHKKLKEGEDQWRTASISDDSGADLADLSNSVRNGILYLEDPVDRGWHPHFFLLTSTKLYYTEQRSDQEQDEDAEDEENSLPQEGQPNDELHFSEQWFHGRLEGGRRRAEELLQQYSHLGDGTFLVRESETFVGDFSLSFWRQNKANHCRIKSRQEHGQTKYFLIDPVTFDSLYSLITHYRNTPLRGTDFSMTLKEPVPQPQSHEGKEWYHESLTRLEAEDMLSRIPHNGAFLVRKSRRSSTRADPDIGRFAISMRAEGKIKHCRIKQEGRLFMIGTAHFESLVELVQYYERHPLYYKMKLKYPVNEALVRRVGMPPDKGAIYGSPDLYMNPNDFQSKQIRVKALHDYHANREDELSFRKGAVITNVHKQDGGWWRGDYSDKKQNWFPSNYVEEIENQDDTSESAPLGSLQKGSIDVRKCILERSQGPGFRRFAFKIFSQTQAQPLEIAADSEEKLQDWMAQIQECAEVAEQVAKRLRTKEKSRNIAREFSDLIVYCQAVQFIPDSLPGQYYEMSSFPETKVEKYVTKTKGKFFAKYNRSQLSRVYPKGQRVDSSNYDPLNIWNCGSQMVSLNYQTGDRPMQMNMGRFLRNGRCGYVLQPDCMRSENYDPFDKRTLVGVEPLTASIIVIGARHLVKSGRGIASPFVEIEIAGAEYDNNKFKTSTRADNGLNPVWNEPCVFDILCPPLALIRFTVQDEDIFGDPNFLGQATFPIECLRTGYRSVPLLNEYSEPLELSSLLVHIDIRNPKESEDSEIYASIQQLRDESEDLAHQLEEMEMGGDVEDASHVRQRLQATEERLLQKNEERKNKKSFQRQQVVYRRASNN; this is encoded by the exons TCAATTTGAGAGAAGTTAAAGATGTGCGACCTGGTCGTAACTCCAAAGATTTTGACAAATGGCCTGATGAACTGAGAAGGACGGAGAAGGGCTGtgcttttgtgttgttttatgggAATGATTTCAAGTTAAAGACTTTCTCACTTGTCG CCTCTACACCAGATGAGTACACAAAATGGCTGCGTGGCTTGGATTTCTTGAGGAAGGAAACGGCTGCAGCAGCACATCCAATCATTGTAGAGAG atggtTGCGAAGAGAGTTTTACCTGATGGAAAAACAGAATTG CATAACTCTGAAAGATGCCAAAGCATGGATGCCGCGACTGAACCTCAAAATTTCCAACAGCCAACTGAGACTGAGATTCCAG GAGGTAGACTCTGGAGGAAAAGGGGAAATTGAATTCTCAGAGTTTTCTAAACTGTATGCCAAACTTGTATATGCACCATCT GTGATGATAGATTATTTTGCCCTGTTCATTGACCAAGCACACGATGT GATgaaaataaagtttgaaaaatttcagCATTTCCTTGCCCAAGAGCAAAAG GACTCCAATGCAACTGATGTGAACTATGTGAAGAACATCATTAATGATTTCTTGGAGGATGCCCTTAGAGCAGCACGAGGACTGTATTTTACTGACGAGGAG tttcaagATTACTTGTTTTCCAAACACAATACAATCTGGGATTCTCAGCATGACAAAGTCAGTCAGGATATGAACCAGCCACTGCCTCACTATTGGATAGCGTCCTCACACAACAC GTATCTGACAGGTGATCAGTTCTCCAGCGAGTCCTCTGTTGAGGCCTATACACGCTGTCTGAAGATGGGATGCAAATGTTTGGAAT TGGACTGTTGGGATGGCGCAGATGGACTTCCATACATTTACCACGGTCACACGCTCACTTCAAAGATAAAGTTCCTTGACGTGATAAAAACTATCAAGGAATATGCTTGGGTTCAGTCTGA CTTCCCGCTGATCCTTTCCATTGAGAACCACTGCAGCTTACCACAGCAGCGGAGAATGGCCACAGCTTTCTTAGAGGTCTTTGGAG ATGAGTTGTTGACTGAGCCTTTGAGTAAAGATGCTACATTTCTGCCATCTCCTATCCAACTAAAGAAGAAAATTCTTCTGAAG CACAAGAAACTGAAGGAAGGAGAAGACCAATGGAGGACGGCTTCTATCAGTGATGATT CAGGGGCTGACCTTGCTGACCTCAGCAACTCAGTGAGAAATGGTATTCTGTACTTGGAGGATCCAGTGGACAGG GGGTGGCACCCTCACTTCTTCTTGTTGACGTCAACCAAACTTTACTACACTGAGCAGAGATCTGACCAGGAACAGGATGAGGACGCAGAGGATGAAGAAAACAGTTTGCCACAAGAG GGTCAACCAAATGATGAGCTCCACTTCAGTGAACAGTGGTTTCATGGTCGCTTAGAAGGGGGTAGAAGACGAGCGGAGGAACTACTACAACAGTACAGTCATCTGGGAGACGGGACATTCCTAGTGCGAGAGAGTGAGACGTTTGTCGGGGATTTCTCCCTGTCCTTCTG GCGACAAAACAAGGCTAACCACTGCAGGATAAAGTCCCGTCAGGAGCATGGCCAAACCAAGTATTTCCTCATCGACCCGGTGACCTTCGACAGCTTGTACAGCCTGATCACGCACTACAGGAATACACCGCTGCGAGGGACTGACTTCAGCATGACTCTCAAGGAACCTGTTCCCCAACCCCAAAGTCACGAGGGCAAAGA GTGGTATCATGAGAGCTTGACACGATTAGAAGCAGAGGACATGCTCAGTCGAATTCCTCACAACGGAGCGTTCCTGGTGCGTAAGAGCCGGCGTAGTTCCACACGAGCAGACCCTGACATTGGCAGGTTTGCCATATCAATGAG GGCTGAGGGAAAGATAAAGCACTGCCGTATCAAACAGGAGGGCCGCCTATTCATGATCGGCACCGCTCACTTCGAGAGCCTGGTGGAGTTAGTCCAGTACTACGAGCGACACCCGCTCTATTACAAGATGAAGCTGAAGTACCCGGTAAATGAAGCCCTAGTCAGGAGAGTTGGCATG CCCCCGGATAAGGGTGCCATATATGGATCACCTGACCTCTACATGAACCCTAATGACTTTCAGTCCAAG CAGATCCGTGTGAAAGCCCTGCATGATTACCATGCCAACCGGGAGGATGAGCTGTCATTCAGGAAGGGAGCTGTGATTACAAATGTTCACAAACAAGATGGAGGATG GTGGCGAGGAGATTACAGTGACAAGAAGCAGAACTGGTTCCCATCAAACTACGTAGAGGAGATAGAAAACCAAGATGACACCTCCGAATCTGCCCCACTCGGCTCACTTCAGAAAGGATCCATTGATGTCCGCAAGTGCATCCTGG agCGCTCTCAAGGGCCTGGGTTTAGGAGGTTTGCGTTTAAGATTTTCTCTCAGACCCAGGCCCAGCCGCTGGAGATTGCGGCGGACTCTGAGGAGAAGTTACAGGACTGGATGGCCCAAATACAAGAGTGTGCTGAAGTGGCAGAACAAGTG GCCAAGAGGCTGCGGACAAAAGAGAAGTCTAGGAACATTGCCCGCGAGTTCTCTGATCTCATTGTGTACTGTCAAGCTGTGCAGTTCATCCCTGACA GTTTGCCGGGACAGTACTACGAGATGTCATCCTTCCCGGAAACCAAAGTGGAAAAATATGTCACAAAGACTAAGGGAAAGTTCTTTGCAAA ATATAACCGTAGTCAGTTAAGTCGTGTTTACCCAAAAGGACAGCGGGTGGATTCGTCCAATTATGATCCTTTGAACATTTGGAACTGCGGTTCCCAGATGGTCTCCCTCAACTATCAGACAGGGGATCGCCCTATGCAGATGAATATGGGAAGGTTTCTGCGTAATGGCAG GTGTGGTTATGTTCTCCAGCCCGACTGTATGAGGAGTGAAAACTACGATCCTTTTGACAAACGGACATTGGTGGGTGTTGAGCCCCTGACAGCCTCCATCatt GTGATTGGGGCACGCCATTTGGTGAAGTCTGGACGGGGAATTGCCAGTCCCTTTGTTGAAATAGAAATAGCAGGTGCTGAGTACGACAATAACAAGTTCAAGACTTCTACGAGAG CTGATAATGGCCTGAACCCGGTATGGAATGAACCGTGTGTCTTTGATATCCTCTGCCCTCCGCTAGCTCTCATTCGCTTCACCGTCCAGGATGAGGACATATTCGGCGACCCTAACTTCCTTGGCCAGGCCACCTTCCCTATTGAATGTTTACGCACAG GATATCGTAGTGTTCCTTTATTGAATGAATACAGTGAGCCGTTGGAACTATCCTCCCTTCTAGTTCATATTGACATCCGCAATCCAAAG GAGAGTGAGGACAGCGAGATATATGCATCCATCCAGCAGCTGAGGGACGAGTCTGAGGATCTAGCGCATCAGCTGGAGGAGATGGAGATGGGCGGCGATGTTGAAGACGCCTCTCACGTCCGCCAGAGACTTCAGGCCACCGAGGAGAGATTGCTACAGAAGAATGAGGAGcgcaaaaacaaaaa GAGCTTTCAGCGTCAACAGGTTGTTTACAGACGGGCCAGCAACAACTGA